A segment of the Manihot esculenta cultivar AM560-2 chromosome 13, M.esculenta_v8, whole genome shotgun sequence genome:
GTGGGATTACTAACCGATCAGTTGGCGGTATCTTTTATCAAGCAACCGGTCACATCATTGCTGGATTATCGAAAAATGCCATATTTATCCACTTTCCTATAGTATAAAAGGGAAAGGATAACAGAGACAAATGTATGATGTTCTCTTACACCACTCAAGTTCTAAGCAACTCATTGTATTCTCTGTATTTTTCAAtatactaacttgagcgtcggagtggctacTGTGGTACCCACCACCATCACGTTACATTCTCTTCCTTACAAGGCTAGCCAATCATcacattacattctctttttTACAGGTCTAATCAATCAAAGCACAGTTCTGTCCATTTATGTCATCAATctaatttctataatattaattttgagagttagttattaaaaataataatttaaacaaaaaattaaaacataaatgataataatagtaaaagaattaaatgtaatataaatgttatttaaaataaaaaaatttcttataaaaaataagatatgGCACAAAGTAGATGACACTTGATAATACTATGTTTCAATAAAATGCCACATGTCAATATTAAGAGAAAATTAACCTGCTTTACatatatagataaataaattttaaaattaaatgctttCGAATCCCAATTAGTATTGCGGCAAAGTTTAAAAATGCTTTTACCATGGCCGTATATGATACTAACACTTATGTTTGGAaactttttaaatgaaaaacaaaacggaggaaaaataaaaaggtataaaaatttattttcctcCCTTTGTTTGGATGgttggaaaaataataaaagagaaataaaaataataaaaaactatttcactattaaaataaattattataaaaaataaatggtaaattattattaagtttatgagtttttataaaattaattaatttgtatttatttcaaaatcatTCAATCAAtatatctttatatatatattttacaaaatttaactttttaatctttttattaaaaaatggtttattaatttaaattatttataaaatttaaattatatgtattatttaatttcataattttaaatatttatattgtttacTCCTTTAATCAAGTTTAAAATAGATTgactaatgatttttttttatagaaatattaagaagtttaattttataaaatataaaaatattttaattgagtgattttaaattaaaaataaattaatattttttttaaaaatataaaaatttaatagtaattattaaaaaaattcaaaaattattatttattatttattttataatagcaAGCATTTTAAAGCTGCAACGCGCAATAAATGACTTTCCAATTTATTTTCCTCTCCATTTTCCGTGATGGATGGAATTTGTTTTGTTAATTCATTTTCGGTGGAAAGAGTAGAGACGACAGCCCGTTTTATCGGACTTGAGTTTCCCATTCTCTCTAGGCTCCAGCTGATGAGTCCAGTGTTTAGTAGAGAATAGAGATACAGCACTGCTGAGACGATCCATTTCTAGGGCTTTTGTTCCCCCATTGAAATGAAGTTCCAGATGACACTccattctctttttcttcttcttctactgcTACTTCTCGCCCCCCAAACTGTACTGTCCTGGAAAAAAGACGAGTTCCGAAATTGCAACCAAACCCCCTTCTGCAAACGCGCCCGCTCCCGGAAGTCCGGTGAATGTTCACTTATCGCCCATGACGTAGCCATCTCCGACGGTGACCTTACCGCCAGGCTTCTTCCCAAAACCCTACCTGAACCAGGTCAAGGTCAAGAAGATCAAATCAAACCTTTGATCCTTACACTCTCGATCTATCAAGATGGCGTCATGCgtctcaaaatcgatgaggatATCTCCCTGGAACCTCCCAAAAGACGCTTCCAAGTTCCTGATGTAATCATCCCAGAATTCGAGAAGAAGAAGCTTTGGCTCCAGAGGGTTTCAACAAAAACAATAGACGGGGATTCTAGTCCCTCCTCAATCGTTTACTTATCACACGGCTATGAGGCTGTTCTTCGGCATGATCCATTCGAAGTTTACATCCGCGAGAACGAATCCAATGATCGCCGCGTGGTTTCCTTGAATTCTCATCAATTGTTCTATTTTGAGCAATTGGGGCCTAAAAAGGAAGGGGATGACTGGGAGGAGAAATTTAGGGTTCATACAGACTCGAGGCCCTACGGTCCCCAATCCATTAGCTTTGATGTGTCCTTTTATGGTGCTGATTTCGTGTCCGGGATACCGGAGCACGCCACTAGTCTCGCCTTGAGGCCCACCAGAGGTCCTGGAGTCGAGTTTTCTGAACCTTACAGATTGTTTAATTTGGATGTTTATGAGTACTTGCATGACTCGCCCTTTGGCCTCTATGGTTCGATCCCTTTCATGTTTGCGCATGGTAAGACTGGAAAAAGCTCTGGTTTTTTCTGGTTGAATGCGGCTGAAATGCAGATTGATGTTTTAGGAGATGGGTGGGACGCAGAGTCTGGGATTTCACTGCCTTCTGGGCAGAACAGAATTGATACCCTTTGGATGAGTGAGGCTGGGATTGTGGATACCTTCTTCTTTGTGGGTCCAGGCCCCAAGGACGTGGTGAGCCAATACACCAGTGTAACTGGAAAGCCTTCAATGCCACAATTATTTGCAACTGCTTATCATCAATGTAGGTGGAATTACAGGGATGAGGAGGATGTTGAGAAcgtggatttgaaatttgatgaGCATGATATTCCTTATGATGTTTTGTGGCTTGATATTGAGCACACAGATGGTAAAAGGTACTTCACATGGGATCCCATGTTGTTTCCACATCCAGAGGATATGCAGAGGAAACTGGCAGTCAAGGGGAGGCACATGGTTACTATTGTGGACCCTCATGTTAAGCGGGATGGGTCCTTTCAGCTGCACAAACAAGCTACAGAGAAGGGGTACTATGTGAAGGATGCAAGTGGCAATGATTATGATGGGTGGTGCTGGCCTGGTTCATCTTCCTACTTGGACATGTTGAATCCAGAGATCAGATCTTGGTGGGGTGACAAGTTCTCATACAAGGATTATAAGGGTTCAACACCTTCATTGTATATTTGGAATGATATGAACGAGCCTTCTGTTTTTAATGGCCCTGAGGTATGCTCCATAATTATCTTTATTGTCgttgtgttttctttttttttttttcccattctTTATGCTGTTTCCCCTATGACTCTTCTATAAGACAGTTGCTTGCTATTTATCTCCACAATAGTCCATTGTTAAGATTGTTAAAGATGGTAGCCTTGTCCTTAGTTGGATTCTATGCTTACAAGAAATACTTCTGGTTCTAGATTTGTTTATTAGCTTAGCAGGAAGAGCCATTCATTTTGAGGCTTTTGTTTCCACAGCCTTCCTAACA
Coding sequences within it:
- the LOC110629207 gene encoding probable glucan 1,3-alpha-glucosidase yields the protein MKFQMTLHSLFLLLLLLLLAPQTVLSWKKDEFRNCNQTPFCKRARSRKSGECSLIAHDVAISDGDLTARLLPKTLPEPGQGQEDQIKPLILTLSIYQDGVMRLKIDEDISLEPPKRRFQVPDVIIPEFEKKKLWLQRVSTKTIDGDSSPSSIVYLSHGYEAVLRHDPFEVYIRENESNDRRVVSLNSHQLFYFEQLGPKKEGDDWEEKFRVHTDSRPYGPQSISFDVSFYGADFVSGIPEHATSLALRPTRGPGVEFSEPYRLFNLDVYEYLHDSPFGLYGSIPFMFAHGKTGKSSGFFWLNAAEMQIDVLGDGWDAESGISLPSGQNRIDTLWMSEAGIVDTFFFVGPGPKDVVSQYTSVTGKPSMPQLFATAYHQCRWNYRDEEDVENVDLKFDEHDIPYDVLWLDIEHTDGKRYFTWDPMLFPHPEDMQRKLAVKGRHMVTIVDPHVKRDGSFQLHKQATEKGYYVKDASGNDYDGWCWPGSSSYLDMLNPEIRSWWGDKFSYKDYKGSTPSLYIWNDMNEPSVFNGPEVTMPRDALHYGGIEHREMHNSYGYYFHMATSDGLLKRGDGKDRPFVLSRAFFAGSQRYGAVWTGDNMADWDHLRVSVPMILTLGLTGMSFSGADVGGFFGNPEPELLVRWYQLGAFYPFFRAHAHQDTKRREPWLFGERNTELIREAIHVRYMLLPYFYTLFREANLSGIPLMRPLWMEFPSDEATFSNDEAFMVGSSLLVQGIYAEQAKHASVYLPGNESWYDLRTGTAFKGGRTHKLEVSEESVPAFQRAGTIIPRKDRFRRSSTQMVNDPYTLVIALNSSQKAEGELYIDDGESFDFVQGAYIHRGFMFSDGKLTSVNLAPKNAKSQFSSKCVIERIMLLGLSPGPKTAVIEQANQKVEIELGPLRLQAGAHRALASIVTVRKPMVRIADDWTIKIL